One window of the Pedobacter ginsengisoli genome contains the following:
- a CDS encoding plasmid mobilization protein, protein MKNKKNIRNKCYAVRLTAGEQERLLENFAGTTQTSFSEYARAILLGKPMIAASRNQSLQDIFVELVTLRQGLNDVLIHLNQAIEKLQALPNLSLFHTWLLNYEMDRRKLLKKVEEINRFINSTAEKWLHT, encoded by the coding sequence ATGAAAAACAAGAAAAATATTAGAAACAAATGCTATGCTGTGCGGTTAACAGCAGGAGAACAAGAGCGGTTGCTGGAGAATTTTGCAGGCACAACCCAGACCAGTTTTAGCGAGTACGCACGGGCGATCTTATTGGGGAAGCCCATGATTGCAGCCTCGAGAAACCAGTCGCTACAGGATATTTTTGTTGAACTGGTGACTTTAAGACAGGGTTTAAATGATGTGTTGATCCACCTTAACCAGGCCATTGAGAAACTGCAGGCCTTGCCCAACCTTTCACTATTCCACACTTGGCTTTTAAACTATGAAATGGACCGTCGAAAATTGTTGAAAAAAGTTGAGGAGATTAATAGATTTATCAATTCAACTGCTGAGAAATGGTTGCACACATAA